A region from the Flavobacteriales bacterium genome encodes:
- a CDS encoding PorV/PorQ family protein, translated as MKITALIVIIFFVSNLVSAQTNAPKYSNEFLNIGVGARALGMGNAVGASTDDATAGYWNPTGLLNINTDLQLGLMHSEYFAGIAKYDFGGLAKTIDTASAFGVSFIRFGVDNIPNTTELIDAQGNLDYDRITYFSATDMAFIFSYARKLKPNLSIGGNVKVINRRVGDFARAWGFGIDGAIAYKKKDWRLAVVARDVTSTFNAWSYTLSDDVIEVFTLTDNEIPENGLELTLPRFILAASKKWNINQNFTFLSELNAAVTTDGKRNVLVVGDPFSIDPHLGLELGFKNIVYVRGGLSNTQRITDLNNKTTYTIQPNIGLGIQFKGVAIDYALTDIGDASAALYSNVFSLRFNLNPQKG; from the coding sequence CAACTTGGTAAGTGCTCAAACCAATGCCCCAAAATACAGTAATGAGTTTTTAAATATTGGTGTTGGAGCTAGAGCTTTAGGTATGGGGAATGCTGTAGGTGCTTCTACAGATGACGCTACAGCTGGCTATTGGAATCCTACTGGCTTGCTTAATATTAATACAGATTTGCAATTAGGGTTAATGCACTCTGAATATTTTGCTGGAATAGCCAAATATGATTTTGGAGGGTTGGCTAAAACAATTGATACTGCTAGTGCATTTGGTGTTTCGTTTATCCGTTTTGGTGTTGATAATATACCCAATACAACTGAATTGATTGATGCACAAGGAAATTTAGATTATGATCGGATTACTTATTTTTCGGCTACTGATATGGCTTTTATTTTTTCTTATGCTAGAAAATTAAAACCTAATTTATCAATTGGAGGAAATGTTAAAGTGATTAACAGGAGAGTAGGAGATTTTGCTAGAGCTTGGGGCTTTGGTATTGATGGAGCTATTGCTTATAAGAAAAAGGATTGGAGATTAGCGGTCGTTGCTAGAGATGTAACTTCTACTTTTAATGCGTGGAGTTATACCTTGTCTGATGATGTTATAGAGGTTTTTACTTTGACGGATAATGAAATCCCTGAGAATGGTCTAGAGTTAACTTTACCAAGGTTTATTTTAGCAGCTTCAAAAAAATGGAATATTAATCAGAATTTTACCTTTTTATCTGAGCTCAATGCAGCAGTTACAACTGATGGAAAAAGAAATGTATTGGTAGTTGGAGATCCTTTTTCTATAGATCCACACCTAGGGTTAGAGTTAGGATTTAAGAATATTGTATATGTAAGAGGAGGATTAAGTAATACGCAACGTATAACGGATTTAAATAATAAAACTACGTACACTATTCAGCCTAATATAGGGTTAGGTATTCAGTTCAAAGGTGTTGCAATTGATTATGCATTAACTGATATAGGAGATGCTTCTGCAGCTTTATACAGTAATGTATTTTCATTACGTTTTAATCTAAATCCTCAAAAAGGATAA
- a CDS encoding bifunctional aconitate hydratase 2/2-methylisocitrate dehydratase gives MNTYSDYIKEIEERKGQGLHPKPIDGAELLTAIIDQIKDKGNKDREDSLKFFIYNVLPGTTSAAGVKAKFLKAIILGEEVVEEISPAFAFEQLAHMKGGPSIEVLLDLVLDQKDVEIAKKAAEVLKTQVFLYEADTERLEEAMKKGCPISKEIIESYAQAEFFTKLPEVDEEIEVVTYVAGIGDISTDLLSPGADAHSRSDRELHGQSMFEHNKEMQQELLALKEKHPNKRVMLIADKGTMGVGSSRMSGVNNVALWTGISSSPYVPFINIAPVIAGTNGIAPIFLTTVGVTGGIGIDLKNWVKQKDADGNTIVDEDGEPILKEEYSVATGTVLTINTKTKKLYNGDKELKDISAALTPPKMEFIKAGGSYAVVFGKKLQTFACKALGIDVPQVYAPSKEVSIEGQGLTAVEKIFNKNAVGTTPGKTLHTGSNVRVEVNIVGSQDTTGLMTSQELEMMAATVISPIVDAGYQSGCHTASVWDDKSKANIPRLMKFMNDFGLVTARDPKGKYHAMTDVIHKVLNDIAVDDWDVIIGGDSHTRMAKGVAFGADSGTVALALATGEATMPIPESVKVTFKGDMKSYMDFRDVVHATQQQMLDQFEGENVFQGRIIEVHIGTLTSDQAFTFTDWTAEMKAKASICISEDETLIESLEISRDRIQIMIDKGMDNKNQDLKGLVDKANKRIEEIKSGTKPALKPDADAKYYAEVVIDLDKIAEPMIADPDVNNEDVSKRYTHDNIQPLSFYGGKKKVDLGFVGSCMVHKGDMQILAQMLKNLEAQKGKVEFKAPLVVAPPTYNIVDELKAEGDWEVLEKYAGFVFDDNAPKAEARTKYENKLYLERPGCSLCMGNQEKAEPGDTVMATSTRLFQGRVVRDTDEKKGESLLSSTPVVVLSTILGRTPTMAEYEAAVDGIVLTKFKPSTKNLVK, from the coding sequence ATGAATACTTACAGCGATTACATTAAAGAAATAGAAGAAAGAAAAGGACAAGGGTTACATCCTAAACCAATTGATGGTGCAGAGTTGTTAACTGCAATTATTGATCAAATTAAAGATAAAGGAAATAAAGATAGAGAAGATTCTCTAAAGTTCTTTATTTATAATGTCTTACCAGGAACAACAAGTGCTGCTGGTGTAAAGGCTAAGTTTTTAAAAGCTATTATTTTAGGTGAAGAGGTTGTAGAAGAGATTTCTCCAGCTTTTGCATTCGAACAATTAGCTCATATGAAAGGAGGGCCTTCTATAGAAGTGTTGTTGGATTTAGTGTTAGATCAAAAAGATGTTGAAATTGCTAAAAAAGCAGCTGAAGTATTAAAAACACAAGTATTCTTATACGAAGCTGATACGGAGCGTTTAGAAGAGGCAATGAAAAAAGGTTGTCCAATTTCTAAAGAAATTATCGAAAGCTATGCACAAGCTGAGTTCTTTACAAAGTTACCTGAAGTTGATGAGGAGATAGAGGTTGTAACTTATGTCGCTGGTATTGGTGATATTTCTACTGATTTATTGTCGCCTGGAGCTGATGCACATTCTCGTTCTGATAGAGAGTTGCACGGGCAATCTATGTTTGAGCATAATAAAGAAATGCAACAAGAATTATTGGCATTAAAAGAAAAACATCCGAATAAACGTGTGATGTTAATTGCTGATAAAGGAACTATGGGAGTTGGGTCTTCTCGTATGTCTGGTGTAAATAATGTTGCTTTGTGGACAGGGATTTCATCTAGTCCTTATGTACCTTTTATTAATATTGCTCCAGTAATTGCAGGGACAAATGGAATTGCACCTATTTTCTTAACTACTGTCGGAGTAACAGGAGGTATAGGTATTGATTTAAAAAACTGGGTAAAGCAAAAAGATGCTGATGGAAATACCATTGTAGATGAAGATGGTGAGCCAATATTAAAAGAAGAGTATTCTGTAGCTACTGGAACAGTTCTAACAATAAATACAAAAACAAAAAAATTATATAACGGAGATAAAGAGTTAAAAGATATCTCAGCAGCTTTAACACCTCCAAAAATGGAGTTTATAAAAGCAGGTGGTTCTTATGCTGTTGTTTTCGGTAAAAAACTACAGACTTTCGCATGTAAAGCTTTAGGTATTGATGTACCTCAAGTATATGCTCCTTCTAAAGAAGTTTCTATTGAAGGACAAGGGTTAACTGCAGTTGAAAAAATATTCAATAAAAATGCAGTAGGAACAACGCCAGGAAAAACGTTGCATACTGGATCTAATGTTCGTGTTGAAGTAAATATTGTTGGTTCTCAAGATACAACAGGATTAATGACTTCTCAGGAATTGGAAATGATGGCTGCTACAGTGATCTCTCCAATTGTTGATGCTGGATATCAATCTGGATGTCATACAGCTTCTGTATGGGACGATAAATCAAAAGCGAATATTCCAAGGTTAATGAAGTTTATGAATGACTTTGGTTTGGTTACTGCACGTGATCCTAAAGGGAAATATCATGCAATGACAGATGTAATACATAAGGTATTAAATGATATTGCAGTAGATGATTGGGATGTAATTATTGGTGGTGACTCTCACACTCGTATGGCTAAAGGTGTAGCGTTTGGTGCTGATTCGGGAACAGTTGCATTAGCGTTAGCAACTGGAGAGGCAACAATGCCTATTCCGGAGTCTGTAAAAGTGACCTTTAAAGGAGATATGAAGTCTTATATGGATTTCCGTGATGTAGTACATGCTACTCAACAGCAAATGTTAGATCAATTCGAAGGAGAGAATGTATTCCAAGGGAGAATTATTGAAGTACATATAGGAACTTTAACTTCTGATCAAGCATTTACATTTACAGATTGGACTGCTGAAATGAAAGCCAAAGCATCTATTTGTATTTCTGAAGATGAAACATTAATTGAATCATTAGAAATTTCAAGAGATCGTATCCAAATCATGATTGATAAAGGAATGGATAATAAGAACCAGGATTTGAAAGGTTTAGTTGATAAAGCGAATAAACGTATTGAAGAAATTAAGTCTGGAACTAAACCTGCGTTAAAGCCAGATGCTGATGCTAAGTATTATGCTGAAGTTGTGATCGATTTAGATAAAATTGCTGAACCAATGATTGCTGATCCAGATGTAAATAATGAAGATGTATCTAAACGTTATACACACGATAATATTCAGCCTTTATCTTTTTATGGAGGAAAGAAGAAAGTTGATTTAGGTTTTGTTGGTTCATGTATGGTGCATAAAGGAGATATGCAAATTTTAGCTCAAATGTTGAAAAACCTTGAGGCTCAAAAAGGAAAGGTAGAGTTTAAAGCTCCTTTAGTTGTTGCTCCTCCTACTTATAATATTGTAGATGAATTGAAAGCAGAAGGTGATTGGGAAGTGTTAGAAAAATATGCAGGATTTGTATTTGATGATAATGCTCCAAAAGCAGAAGCAAGAACTAAATACGAAAACAAATTATACTTAGAACGCCCAGGTTGTAGTTTATGCATGGGGAACCAAGAAAAAGCTGAACCAGGAGATACGGTAATGGCTACATCTACTCGTCTGTTCCAAGGAAGAGTGGTAAGAGACACGGATGAGAAAAAAGGAGAGTCTTTACTTTCTTCTACACCAGTAGTTGTACTATCTACTATTTTAGGTAGAACTCCTACTATGGCTGAATACGAAGCTGCTGTTGATGGAATTGTATTAACCAAATTCAAACCTTCAACAAAGAATTTAGTTAAGTAA
- a CDS encoding ATP-binding protein, protein MEEWEKTETIALWVTLGVLLVLLLLAFIILLVKLMFNKMVKARMTEAKAKLKHQQELFESAIETQEKERKRIAEDIHDALIGKLLVLQMENQINKANGVNSKLLEDSISVARRISHDLSPPLIEYTQLIDLLQEVMEPWKEIKTIDSIVEIRYDVKYSDSFKINLTRILQEVITNIIKHADATKIEFRYRQTKRSLVVQIIDNGVGFDRKQNVKGLGLTNIENRVSYLKGKYHIKSFIGQGTNYLFYFKMEKE, encoded by the coding sequence ATGGAAGAATGGGAGAAAACGGAAACAATTGCATTGTGGGTAACATTGGGTGTATTATTAGTGCTGTTATTATTGGCATTCATAATACTATTGGTGAAGTTGATGTTTAATAAAATGGTAAAAGCTAGAATGACAGAAGCTAAGGCTAAGTTAAAGCATCAACAAGAGTTGTTTGAATCAGCTATTGAAACCCAGGAAAAAGAAAGAAAAAGAATCGCAGAAGATATACACGATGCACTAATTGGTAAATTATTGGTACTCCAGATGGAAAACCAAATCAACAAAGCAAATGGAGTTAACAGTAAATTACTAGAAGATAGCATTAGTGTTGCCAGGAGAATTTCTCATGACCTAAGTCCTCCATTAATTGAGTATACTCAATTAATCGATTTATTGCAAGAAGTCATGGAACCATGGAAAGAAATCAAAACAATTGATTCAATTGTAGAAATTAGATATGATGTAAAGTATTCGGATAGTTTTAAGATCAATTTAACACGTATTTTACAAGAAGTAATAACGAATATAATTAAGCATGCTGATGCAACGAAAATAGAATTTAGATATAGGCAAACAAAGAGAAGTTTGGTGGTGCAAATAATTGATAATGGAGTAGGGTTCGATAGGAAGCAAAACGTAAAAGGTTTAGGCTTAACCAATATCGAAAATAGAGTTAGTTATTTAAAAGGGAAGTATCATATTAAATCATTTATTGGCCAAGGAACAAATTATCTTTTTTACTTTAAAATGGAAAAAGAATAG
- a CDS encoding response regulator transcription factor, with the protein MISLTIVDDDALIVSLLEKYFTLQEDIEVLSTACSGEEFLTNIKAASSFPDILILDLKMKNMSGIDVMKSLKKNYPEIKVIVMSSHYKQSFMGFMLKTGVSAFIPKGISPEELTNVVREVAKNGYSFFSDQLNIVREQISPKSPAPVLNKGDVLSSREVEVLKLICLQKTAKEISEELFLSTRTVEGHKNNLFLKTETKNIAGLVVYAIQNKIIDINEIPLV; encoded by the coding sequence ATGATAAGTTTAACGATAGTCGACGATGATGCTTTAATAGTGTCATTACTTGAAAAATATTTCACCCTTCAAGAAGATATTGAAGTGCTGAGCACTGCGTGTAGTGGTGAAGAGTTTTTAACCAATATTAAAGCAGCTAGTTCTTTTCCTGATATTCTGATTTTAGATTTAAAAATGAAGAATATGAGTGGTATAGATGTAATGAAAAGTTTAAAAAAGAACTATCCAGAAATTAAGGTAATCGTGATGTCTTCTCATTATAAACAATCGTTTATGGGATTTATGCTAAAAACTGGTGTTTCAGCATTTATTCCGAAAGGTATTTCTCCAGAAGAGTTAACCAACGTTGTTCGAGAGGTTGCTAAAAATGGTTACTCATTTTTTAGTGACCAGTTAAATATTGTAAGAGAACAAATATCACCAAAATCACCAGCTCCAGTGCTTAATAAAGGTGATGTGTTGAGTTCAAGGGAAGTGGAGGTTTTAAAGTTAATTTGTCTTCAAAAAACGGCTAAAGAAATTAGTGAAGAATTGTTTCTTTCAACAAGAACAGTTGAAGGGCATAAAAACAATTTGTTTTTAAAAACTGAAACTAAAAATATTGCAGGGTTAGTAGTCTACGCCATTCAAAATAAGATTATAGACATTAACGAGATTCCTTTAGTCTAG
- a CDS encoding AAA family ATPase, protein MGFIPTSDQKKAISKLADFLLSENPDVGFILKGYAGTGKTSLIGALVKSLGLIKRNVVLMAPTGRAAKVLSKYSNKTAYTIHKQIYYQNEKEGTLSFTKGKNNYHNAVFIIDEASMVNSDDGLSSAFLDNASLLDDLISYVYSGINCKLIFIGDSAQLPPVGSTESPALNKNRLEQNYPLAFFISELKEVVRQEHDSGILFNATNIREQIRKEEDFHLELSSSFPDALAITGMELQDELETSISTYGIENVIIICRSNKRANIFNQEVRSRILWMEEKIAPHDLLMVVKNNYFWLDKKSKAGFIANGDILEVKQILKHEYIYGFDFVDVVVRFVDNEDEPEFTCKLLLETLNVESAALPRERLKTLFYEIEKDFYNISSKRKRQQLIMKTPHFNALQVKFSYALTCHKAQGGQWPVAFIDQGYLTQEMLNKEYLRWLYTAITRATEKVYFLNFNEQFLD, encoded by the coding sequence TTGGGTTTTATCCCAACTTCTGATCAGAAAAAAGCAATCTCTAAATTGGCAGATTTCTTACTTTCTGAAAATCCAGATGTGGGTTTTATTTTAAAAGGGTATGCTGGTACTGGAAAAACAAGTCTAATTGGAGCACTTGTAAAATCTTTGGGACTCATCAAACGAAATGTTGTATTGATGGCTCCCACTGGAAGAGCTGCAAAAGTATTGAGTAAATATAGCAACAAGACAGCTTACACTATTCACAAGCAAATCTATTATCAAAACGAAAAAGAAGGAACCCTAAGTTTTACAAAAGGAAAAAATAATTATCACAACGCTGTTTTTATCATAGATGAAGCTTCAATGGTTAACTCTGATGATGGATTAAGCTCTGCTTTTTTAGATAATGCAAGTTTATTGGACGACCTTATTTCTTATGTTTACTCTGGTATCAATTGCAAGCTTATTTTTATTGGAGATAGTGCCCAATTGCCTCCTGTAGGTAGCACTGAAAGTCCTGCTCTAAATAAAAACAGGTTAGAACAAAACTATCCTTTAGCATTTTTTATCTCTGAACTAAAAGAAGTTGTTCGACAAGAACATGACAGTGGTATTTTATTTAACGCCACCAATATTCGAGAACAAATTAGAAAAGAGGAAGATTTTCATCTTGAGCTTTCTAGCTCGTTTCCTGATGCTCTGGCGATTACAGGAATGGAATTGCAAGATGAATTAGAAACTTCAATTAGCACCTATGGTATTGAAAATGTTATTATTATTTGTAGAAGTAATAAACGTGCCAACATTTTTAACCAAGAAGTGAGAAGTAGAATTTTATGGATGGAAGAAAAAATCGCTCCACATGACTTGTTAATGGTTGTCAAAAACAACTATTTCTGGCTAGATAAAAAATCCAAAGCAGGTTTTATTGCTAATGGAGATATCTTAGAGGTGAAACAAATTTTGAAACATGAATACATTTACGGTTTTGATTTTGTTGATGTAGTGGTTCGCTTTGTAGACAATGAAGATGAACCTGAATTTACCTGTAAACTATTATTAGAAACTTTGAATGTAGAAAGCGCAGCACTTCCACGCGAACGTTTAAAAACATTATTCTATGAAATAGAAAAAGATTTTTACAATATCTCTAGTAAACGAAAACGTCAACAACTCATTATGAAAACCCCACATTTTAATGCGTTACAAGTAAAATTTTCTTACGCATTAACTTGTCACAAAGCACAAGGAGGGCAATGGCCAGTTGCTTTTATAGACCAAGGATATCTTACACAAGAAATGCTAAACAAAGAATATCTACGCTGGTTGTATACTGCTATAACTCGTGCTACTGAAAAGGTTTATTTCTTAAATTTCAATGAGCAGTTCTTGGATTAA
- a CDS encoding TetR family transcriptional regulator, which translates to MNKENEKIRNAALHLFNTKGLVSTSLEDIYTAAEISQEKLQELYPSKKSLVSEIYTLGKNDMFKFVYGEVLEIEDYQSLMRKVFHQSVIWGLSNRSLFNFMNQVQAHPYSWTETSDEKIYPSVNEKILARTTQAIKEEVIKEFPLDFVVHFMTGMHASCVSYILSLNAVTEEEYADLIEPMYQACWDAFKKH; encoded by the coding sequence ATGAATAAAGAAAATGAAAAAATAAGAAATGCTGCCCTCCATTTATTCAACACTAAAGGCCTTGTAAGTACGAGCTTAGAAGATATATATACAGCTGCTGAAATAAGCCAAGAAAAGTTACAAGAACTATATCCTAGTAAGAAGTCTCTTGTATCAGAGATTTATACACTTGGTAAGAATGATATGTTCAAATTTGTTTATGGAGAAGTGCTAGAGATAGAAGATTATCAGAGTCTAATGCGTAAAGTATTCCACCAATCGGTAATATGGGGGCTAAGTAATCGTTCTTTATTCAACTTTATGAATCAAGTTCAAGCTCATCCTTATTCATGGACAGAAACTTCTGATGAAAAAATATACCCAAGTGTTAACGAAAAAATCTTAGCTCGAACAACTCAAGCAATAAAAGAAGAGGTAATCAAAGAGTTTCCTTTGGACTTTGTCGTTCACTTTATGACTGGAATGCATGCTTCATGTGTTTCCTATATCCTTTCATTAAATGCTGTTACCGAAGAAGAGTATGCTGACTTAATTGAGCCTATGTATCAGGCATGTTGGGACGCTTTTAAAAAACACTAA
- a CDS encoding peptide chain release factor 3, with protein MSLQEEINIRRTFGIISHPDAGKTTLTEKLLLFGGAIQSAGAVKNNKIKKTATSDFMEIEKQRGISVATSVMAFNYRDKQINILDTPGHKDFAEDTYRTLTAVDSVILVIDCANGVEAQTERLMEVCRMRNTPVIVFINKMDREGRDAFDLLDELEEKLSIKVRPMSWPIGIGATFKGVYNMHRGNLNLFSGNKTQIEKEVVAIEDINDTALDETIGESFAETLREEVELVDGVYETFDRESYLSGEVAPVYFGSALNNFGVQELLDSFVEISPTPQGRLSDKGFVEPENNKFSGFVFKIHANIDPKHRDRIAFLRIVSGQFKRNTFYKNIRLDKKVKFANPTSFMASSKAVIDEAYPGDVIGLYDTGTFKIGDTLTTGDEFMYKGIPSFSPEIFKEVQNDDPMKTKQLEKGLQQLTDEGVAQLFIKQPGNRKIIGTVGELQFEVIQYRLKHEYGASCSFMHKPHHKACWMTSDNQDKIDEFVKRKHNNIAYDKDGNPVFLADSPFLLTQAEGDYPEITFHTTSDFKLDEQTL; from the coding sequence ATGAGTTTACAAGAAGAGATTAATATTAGGAGAACATTTGGAATTATTAGTCACCCAGATGCAGGGAAAACGACATTAACAGAAAAACTGCTTTTATTTGGTGGAGCGATTCAATCTGCTGGAGCTGTAAAGAATAATAAAATCAAAAAAACAGCTACATCAGATTTTATGGAGATTGAAAAGCAAAGAGGGATCTCAGTTGCTACATCTGTAATGGCTTTTAACTATCGAGATAAGCAAATAAACATCTTGGACACACCAGGACATAAGGATTTTGCTGAAGATACCTATAGAACATTAACGGCTGTAGATAGTGTAATATTGGTAATAGATTGTGCAAATGGTGTAGAGGCTCAAACTGAACGACTAATGGAAGTTTGTAGAATGCGTAATACTCCTGTTATTGTTTTCATTAATAAAATGGATAGAGAGGGACGTGATGCTTTTGACTTGTTAGATGAACTAGAAGAAAAACTATCGATAAAAGTTCGCCCTATGAGTTGGCCAATTGGAATTGGAGCGACGTTCAAAGGGGTTTATAATATGCATCGTGGTAATCTTAATTTATTTAGTGGAAATAAAACACAAATAGAAAAAGAAGTTGTAGCTATCGAAGATATTAATGACACTGCGCTTGATGAAACCATAGGAGAATCTTTTGCCGAGACTCTTAGAGAAGAAGTTGAACTTGTAGACGGTGTTTACGAAACATTTGACAGGGAAAGTTACCTCTCTGGTGAAGTAGCTCCTGTATATTTTGGGTCTGCATTAAACAATTTTGGAGTTCAAGAATTATTAGATTCATTTGTTGAGATTTCCCCAACTCCTCAAGGTCGACTTTCAGACAAAGGTTTTGTAGAACCAGAAAACAATAAGTTTAGTGGTTTTGTTTTCAAAATTCATGCGAATATTGATCCTAAACATAGAGATAGAATTGCATTCTTAAGAATTGTGTCTGGTCAATTTAAACGTAATACATTTTATAAAAACATTCGATTAGATAAGAAAGTTAAGTTTGCCAACCCTACAAGTTTTATGGCTTCTAGTAAAGCTGTCATTGACGAAGCTTACCCTGGAGATGTTATTGGTTTGTATGATACTGGAACTTTTAAAATTGGAGACACCCTAACTACTGGAGATGAATTTATGTATAAAGGGATTCCTAGTTTTTCTCCAGAGATATTTAAAGAAGTTCAAAACGATGATCCAATGAAAACTAAACAATTGGAAAAAGGGCTCCAACAGTTAACTGATGAGGGGGTTGCTCAATTGTTTATTAAACAACCTGGAAACAGAAAAATTATTGGAACAGTTGGAGAACTTCAATTTGAAGTAATTCAATATAGATTAAAACATGAGTATGGAGCATCTTGTAGCTTTATGCACAAACCGCATCATAAAGCTTGCTGGATGACTTCTGATAACCAAGACAAAATTGATGAATTTGTAAAGAGAAAGCACAATAATATTGCTTACGACAAAGATGGAAACCCTGTATTTTTAGCAGATTCACCTTTCCTACTCACTCAAGCTGAAGGAGATTATCCTGAGATCACTTTCCATACAACATCTGATTTTAAACTAGATGAACAAACTCTCTAA
- a CDS encoding ChaN family lipoprotein encodes MKRIVGLAFIISSLVSIAQDKAFIIYNAKGKKVSYKKMIKSLNESDITLFGELHNNPISHWLQLEVTNSLGEKRNLILAAEMFERDNQNALNDYLSGKIDEKGLDSLARLWNNFETDYKPLVDYAKQHKLQFVAANIPRRYASMVYKGDFKALDSLPANEKEWIAKLPIAYDKNLPGYQKMLEMMGGHGGETFPKAQAIKDATMAESIYKAYEAASEKDKLTVIHYNGAYHSDNYEGILWYLKRKNINLNYQTITTVSQENIKKLLEENIGKADFIICVDEDMTTTY; translated from the coding sequence GTGAAAAGAATTGTAGGATTAGCTTTTATTATCAGTTCATTGGTTAGTATAGCGCAGGATAAAGCATTTATAATTTATAATGCTAAAGGAAAAAAAGTATCGTATAAAAAAATGATAAAATCGTTAAATGAAAGCGATATTACTTTGTTTGGTGAATTACATAATAATCCAATTTCACATTGGTTGCAATTAGAAGTAACGAACTCATTGGGGGAAAAACGAAACCTAATTCTTGCAGCAGAAATGTTTGAACGCGATAATCAAAATGCACTGAATGATTATTTAAGTGGAAAAATTGACGAAAAGGGCTTGGATTCTTTAGCGCGGTTATGGAATAATTTTGAAACTGACTATAAACCTTTAGTCGATTATGCTAAACAACATAAATTACAGTTTGTAGCAGCTAATATACCACGTAGGTATGCAAGTATGGTTTACAAAGGAGATTTTAAAGCTTTGGATTCATTGCCTGCAAATGAAAAAGAATGGATCGCTAAATTACCAATAGCTTATGATAAAAACCTCCCTGGATATCAAAAAATGTTGGAGATGATGGGAGGACATGGAGGAGAAACTTTCCCTAAAGCTCAAGCGATTAAAGATGCTACAATGGCAGAGTCTATATATAAGGCTTACGAAGCAGCTAGTGAAAAAGATAAGCTAACGGTTATCCATTATAATGGAGCCTACCATTCTGATAACTATGAAGGAATATTATGGTACTTAAAACGTAAAAATATAAACTTGAACTATCAAACAATTACCACAGTCTCTCAAGAAAATATTAAAAAACTTTTGGAGGAAAATATCGGAAAAGCAGATTTTATTATCTGTGTAGATGAAGATATGACAACTACTTATTAA
- a CDS encoding purine-nucleoside phosphorylase → MNLEQIKHTTEFLRQKGITQPEIGIVLGTGLGNLATKIEADFEIDYEEIPNFPVSTVEMHKGKLIYGKIGGKQVLAMQGRFHYYEGYSMEETVFPIRVMKLLGVKSLLISNAAGAINLDFQKGDLMLITDHVNLFPANPLLGQNEPELGTRFPDMSEPYSKQLNAKLRTAAQEKGITLREGVYVTAQGPMLETPAEYRMLKIVGGDAVGMSTVPEVIAANHIGLPCCAVSVLTDECDPDNLKPVDIAEIIEVAGKAELKLTELFIGLIDSI, encoded by the coding sequence ATGAATTTAGAGCAAATAAAACATACCACAGAATTTTTAAGACAAAAAGGAATTACTCAACCTGAAATAGGAATTGTTCTAGGAACAGGCTTAGGGAATTTAGCGACCAAAATTGAAGCTGATTTTGAGATTGATTATGAAGAGATTCCTAACTTTCCTGTTTCGACTGTAGAGATGCACAAAGGGAAGCTAATCTATGGTAAAATAGGAGGGAAGCAGGTATTGGCAATGCAAGGTCGTTTTCATTATTATGAAGGATACTCTATGGAAGAAACGGTGTTTCCTATTCGTGTCATGAAATTATTGGGAGTAAAGAGTTTGTTGATCTCTAATGCAGCAGGAGCGATTAATTTAGATTTTCAAAAAGGAGATTTAATGTTAATTACTGATCATGTAAACCTATTTCCTGCTAATCCGTTATTAGGGCAGAATGAACCTGAATTAGGAACTCGTTTTCCAGATATGAGTGAGCCATATAGCAAGCAACTTAATGCGAAGTTAAGAACTGCTGCGCAAGAAAAAGGAATAACGTTAAGAGAAGGAGTATATGTAACAGCACAAGGACCAATGCTGGAAACACCAGCAGAATACAGAATGCTTAAAATTGTCGGAGGAGATGCGGTAGGAATGAGTACTGTACCAGAAGTAATTGCAGCTAATCATATTGGTTTGCCTTGCTGTGCCGTTTCTGTATTAACAGATGAGTGTGATCCAGATAATCTGAAACCTGTAGATATTGCCGAAATTATTGAGGTAGCTGGTAAAGCTGAATTAAAGTTAACAGAACTTTTTATTGGGTTGATTGATAGCATTTAA